The following DNA comes from bacterium.
TAACAATATTTGAAAGTTCGTTTTCGTTTATAGACCTGTTTTCCTTTCTTTGCGTCCTTTGCGAAACCTTCCTTTGCGCTCTTTGCGGTTAAATCTTTATACCTTTAAAAAACTTGAACATCGAGTTACACATTTTTTATTTTGCCATTAAGAAATCTTCCACAGTTAATCCACTTTTTCTTATTAGTCCTCTTAATAGACCAGGTGCCAATTCCCTATGGTCAGGAATTGATAGAGTTGGTCTTGATCCGCTATGTAACCAAATTTTTGAAATATTTTCACTGTCTCTCTTCCAGAAATATTTGATAGTCTTCCCACTAAACTATAACCTCTCCAACAAAAAGTTCCTTTTCTTCAAAAATATCTAATCTCCTATGTCTTTTTTCTACCTCTAACCAACCTTTAATTGCATCTTTTATGTTGGTAAGTGCCTCATCTATTGTCTTACCTTGACTCATACACCCAACAAGCTCAGGAACATCAACTACATATCCTTCATATTCTGAGTCATAGGTTATAACCACTTTAAATCTCATATTTCTTTCTCATTTTCGTCACCTTATAG
Coding sequences within:
- a CDS encoding type II toxin-antitoxin system HicB family antitoxin, with the protein product MRFKVVITYDSEYEGYVVDVPELVGCMSQGKTIDEALTNIKDAIKGWLEVEKRHRRLDIFEEKELFVGEVIV